The following proteins come from a genomic window of Candidatus Bipolaricaulis sibiricus:
- a CDS encoding UDP-glucose 4-epimerase encodes MILVTGGAGYIGSHTIKELLRDGREVVALDNLSAGHRELVLCREFVHGDLADRDLLRTAFRRYPIEAVIHFAAHTSVPESVANPAKYYHNNVGCGLALLDAMVEAGVKTIVFSSSAAVYGDPVRVPIPEDHPKQPKNPYGRTKLIFEGVLHDYGVAHGLRHVSLRYFNAAGSDPEGEIGEIHDPETHLVPIVLEAATGKRSQVQIFGTDYETKDGTAVRDYIHVTDLARAHVLALRAVEEGRAAAAYNLGTGRGYTVREVVECCRRVTGREIPAVDAPRRAGDPAALVADPSRARRDLGWEPRFTTLDPIVETAWKWMTRRSRPDPGSPR; translated from the coding sequence ATGATCCTCGTCACGGGCGGAGCAGGGTACATCGGAAGCCACACGATCAAGGAGCTCCTGCGGGACGGGCGGGAGGTGGTGGCGCTCGACAACCTGTCCGCCGGGCACCGCGAGCTCGTCCTGTGCCGCGAGTTCGTCCACGGGGACCTCGCCGACCGGGACCTGCTCCGCACCGCGTTTCGGCGGTACCCGATCGAGGCGGTGATCCACTTCGCCGCCCACACGTCCGTTCCCGAGTCCGTCGCGAACCCGGCCAAGTACTACCACAACAACGTGGGGTGCGGGCTGGCGCTTCTCGACGCCATGGTCGAGGCAGGGGTGAAGACGATCGTGTTCTCCTCCAGCGCCGCCGTGTACGGCGACCCGGTGCGGGTACCGATCCCCGAGGACCACCCCAAACAGCCGAAGAACCCCTACGGCCGAACGAAGCTCATCTTCGAGGGAGTTCTCCACGACTACGGGGTCGCTCACGGGCTCCGCCACGTCTCGCTGCGGTACTTCAACGCCGCGGGGTCCGACCCCGAGGGCGAGATCGGCGAGATCCACGACCCCGAGACCCACCTCGTCCCGATCGTGCTGGAGGCGGCAACCGGGAAGCGATCCCAGGTGCAGATCTTCGGCACCGACTACGAGACGAAGGATGGAACCGCGGTCCGAGACTACATCCACGTGACCGACCTTGCCCGGGCGCACGTCCTTGCCCTGCGGGCCGTCGAGGAGGGGCGGGCCGCGGCGGCCTACAACCTTGGGACGGGGCGGGGCTACACCGTGCGCGAGGTGGTGGAGTGCTGTCGGCGGGTCACGGGGCGGGAGATCCCGGCGGTGGACGCCCCCCGCCGGGCCGGGGATCCTGCTGCTCTCGTCGCCGACCCGTCCCGGGCCCGGCGCGACCTCGGCTGGGAGCCGCGGTTCACGACCCTCGACCCCATCGTCGAGACCGCCTGGAAGTGGATGACCCGCCGCTCTCGTCCCGACCCCGGATCACCTCGGTAG
- a CDS encoding Glucose-1-phosphate thymidylyltransferase, translating to MGSTMKAVVLCGGEGTRLRPFTHTQAKHLLPVAGKPVVEHALAAVREAGIRDVAIVVSPSVEGQFQERLGDGSRVGLRLTYVVQPEARGLAHAVLCAQSYLGNGPFLVYLGDNLLQGGITGVVSLFRSQSPAAVVTLRRVEDPRRFGVAVIEDGRLVRLVEKPEHPPSDLAIVGAYAFTPLLFQAAREVKPSFRGELELTDCLQWLVDRGHPVLPFEVRGWWQDVGRPADLLAANRLLLAGIEPRVEGEVDGNSSLEGLVVIERGARVVASRVIGPAVVGEEAVIERSTVGPHVAVGPRAVVREATVADTILMDGARVEQGARIVGAVLGRGARVRLPMGRPSSAFLGDESTLEVKEEG from the coding sequence ATGGGTTCCACGATGAAGGCCGTCGTGTTGTGCGGTGGGGAGGGGACGCGGCTCCGCCCGTTCACCCACACCCAGGCCAAGCACCTCCTCCCCGTGGCGGGGAAGCCCGTCGTCGAGCACGCCCTCGCCGCGGTGCGGGAGGCCGGAATCCGCGACGTGGCGATCGTGGTCAGCCCGAGCGTGGAGGGTCAGTTCCAGGAGCGACTGGGCGACGGAAGCCGAGTCGGACTCCGGCTGACGTACGTTGTGCAGCCCGAGGCGCGGGGCCTCGCCCACGCCGTCCTCTGCGCCCAGTCCTACTTGGGGAACGGCCCGTTCCTCGTCTACCTCGGGGACAACCTCCTCCAGGGGGGAATCACGGGCGTGGTGAGCCTCTTCCGTTCCCAGAGCCCGGCGGCGGTGGTCACCCTGCGGCGGGTGGAGGATCCGCGCCGGTTCGGGGTCGCGGTGATCGAGGACGGTCGGCTCGTCCGCCTCGTGGAGAAGCCGGAGCACCCGCCGAGCGACCTCGCGATCGTCGGCGCGTACGCGTTCACCCCGCTCCTGTTCCAGGCGGCGCGGGAGGTGAAGCCCTCGTTCCGCGGCGAGCTCGAGCTCACCGACTGCCTGCAGTGGCTCGTCGACCGTGGTCACCCCGTGCTCCCGTTCGAGGTCCGCGGGTGGTGGCAGGACGTGGGGCGCCCAGCCGACCTCCTCGCGGCGAACCGGCTTCTCCTCGCCGGGATCGAACCTCGGGTCGAGGGAGAGGTGGACGGGAACTCGAGCTTGGAGGGCCTGGTCGTGATCGAGCGTGGAGCGCGGGTCGTGGCGAGCCGGGTGATCGGGCCCGCGGTCGTCGGAGAGGAGGCGGTCATCGAACGGTCCACCGTCGGCCCCCACGTCGCGGTCGGACCGCGGGCCGTGGTCCGCGAGGCCACGGTCGCCGACACGATCCTCATGGACGGCGCCCGGGTCGAGCAGGGAGCAAGGATCGTGGGAGCGGTGCTCGGCCGGGGCGCGCGTGTTCGTCTGCCAATGGGAAGGCCATCCTCGGCGTTCCTCGGCGACGAATCGACCCTCGAGGTCAAGGAGGAAGGATGA
- a CDS encoding Vitamin B12 ABC transporter, permease protein BtuC, whose protein sequence is MRSRLTWAFLLLPLPVAFLALMVGRYPISPGEVFAALTGGEVAEVVRQLILRIRLPRIGAAALVGANLAVAGAVYQGVFRNPLVEGRLLGVSSGAGLGAALALLLFPQPAMVQALAFAGGLAGVALTALLGWAFGAGVLVLVIAGVLVDSFLSAVLGIVKYTADPLGTLPAITYWLLGGLGSVRVYDLVPLGVASGIGLAFFLLARWRLNLLTLADPEGEALGVRVRPMRFLVVGMGTLLVASAVSVSGMVGWVGLLVPHAARAVVGPDYARLLPAAAGLGAALVVALDTLARTLLTAEIPLGVLTGLLGAPLFLVLFLRFLRERGGWR, encoded by the coding sequence ATGCGGTCCCGCCTCACCTGGGCGTTCCTTCTCCTCCCCCTGCCCGTGGCGTTCCTCGCCCTCATGGTCGGGCGGTACCCCATCTCTCCGGGGGAGGTGTTCGCCGCCCTCACGGGAGGCGAGGTGGCGGAGGTCGTCCGGCAGCTCATCCTCCGCATCCGCCTCCCGCGGATCGGGGCCGCAGCGCTCGTCGGGGCGAACCTTGCCGTGGCGGGGGCGGTGTACCAGGGGGTGTTCCGAAACCCCCTCGTCGAGGGGCGGCTCCTCGGGGTGAGCTCGGGCGCCGGGCTCGGCGCGGCCCTCGCCCTCCTCCTCTTTCCCCAGCCGGCGATGGTCCAGGCCCTCGCGTTCGCCGGCGGGCTCGCGGGGGTCGCCCTGACCGCGCTCCTCGGGTGGGCGTTCGGGGCGGGCGTGCTCGTCCTCGTCATCGCTGGGGTCCTCGTGGACTCGTTCCTGTCCGCTGTCTTGGGGATCGTGAAGTACACCGCCGACCCGTTGGGGACGCTCCCCGCGATCACGTACTGGCTCCTCGGGGGGCTGGGGTCGGTGCGCGTCTACGACCTCGTGCCCCTCGGGGTCGCGTCGGGGATCGGGCTGGCGTTCTTCCTTCTCGCCCGGTGGCGGCTGAACCTCCTCACCCTCGCCGACCCCGAGGGCGAGGCCCTCGGCGTCCGGGTGCGGCCGATGCGGTTCCTCGTGGTGGGGATGGGAACGCTGCTCGTCGCCTCCGCGGTCTCGGTGAGCGGGATGGTGGGCTGGGTCGGCCTCCTGGTGCCTCACGCCGCGCGGGCGGTGGTCGGGCCCGACTACGCCCGGCTCCTCCCCGCCGCCGCCGGGCTGGGGGCCGCGCTCGTCGTCGCCCTCGACACGCTCGCCCGGACCCTCCTCACGGCGGAGATTCCGCTCGGGGTGCTCACCGGCCTCCTCGGGGCGCCCCTGTTCCTCGTCCTGTTCCTGAGGTTCCTGCGCGAGCGGGGAGGTTGGCGGTGA
- a CDS encoding AmmeMemoRadiSam system protein B translates to MGRRWPCAAGTFYPADPRRLRDEIETALGGSRLPVPDTPLAGPVGAVLPHAGYRYSGAVAGRGYRALAALGRPEAVIILGTNHTGLGGPITVAEPGVWETPLGELPVPGEWARGVAEALHAEQSDLPFSDEHSVEVQLPFLRHVFGGVPIVPVVVQHVGVERARRAGAALGRLTVDRSVALVASSDFTHYAPDPVAREKDRRAIAAILNLDLGGFYEAVVRHQISICGVGAIAIVLAAARDAGLLGAELLDYRTSGEVAGHLDQVVGYAAILFRKVDDVA, encoded by the coding sequence ATGGGACGGCGCTGGCCCTGTGCTGCAGGAACGTTCTACCCGGCGGACCCCCGCCGCCTGCGCGACGAGATCGAGACTGCCCTGGGCGGGTCTCGGCTCCCCGTTCCCGACACGCCGCTCGCCGGTCCCGTTGGGGCCGTCCTTCCCCACGCGGGCTACCGATACTCGGGAGCCGTCGCCGGCAGGGGGTATCGGGCCCTGGCGGCGCTCGGTCGGCCGGAAGCAGTGATCATCCTCGGCACGAACCACACCGGCCTCGGCGGGCCGATTACCGTCGCCGAGCCGGGGGTGTGGGAGACGCCACTGGGGGAGCTCCCCGTCCCTGGCGAATGGGCGCGCGGCGTGGCGGAGGCGCTTCACGCGGAGCAGAGCGACCTCCCGTTCTCGGATGAACACTCGGTTGAAGTGCAGCTGCCGTTCTTGCGTCACGTGTTTGGAGGCGTGCCGATCGTGCCGGTTGTGGTACAGCACGTTGGCGTGGAGAGAGCCAGGCGGGCAGGGGCGGCGCTGGGCCGGCTGACCGTGGACCGGTCGGTGGCTCTCGTCGCGTCGAGCGACTTTACCCACTATGCTCCCGACCCCGTGGCCCGCGAGAAGGATCGGCGTGCCATCGCCGCGATTCTGAACCTCGATTTGGGTGGGTTCTACGAGGCCGTGGTCCGCCATCAGATCTCGATCTGCGGTGTTGGCGCGATTGCCATTGTCCTCGCTGCGGCGCGGGATGCGGGGCTGTTGGGGGCGGAGCTGCTCGACTACCGGACCTCAGGGGAGGTGGCGGGCCACCTCGACCAGGTGGTCGGGTACGCGGCGATCCTCTTCCGGAAGGTGGACGACGTTGCATAG
- a CDS encoding Guanylate kinase encodes MGLDEFLPPGWTVQNGRGLALVIAGPSGAGKSSVISELLRRDPRLCFSVSATTRPRRPEEVDGRDYSFVDDSEFERMIGAGELLEWTIYQGHRYGTPRAEVAARLAGGRDVVINVEVQGALALRRCGLSHPVVLVFLVPPSREELVRRIRGRGTESSEALATRLAIADQEVRHIPEFDYLVVNDSLDAAVERVEAILVAERSRIRRCSP; translated from the coding sequence GTGGGACTAGACGAGTTCCTTCCCCCGGGCTGGACGGTGCAGAACGGGCGAGGGTTGGCCCTCGTCATCGCTGGGCCATCGGGGGCGGGTAAGTCGTCGGTGATCAGCGAGCTCCTGCGGCGGGATCCACGGCTGTGCTTCTCGGTGTCCGCCACCACCCGGCCCCGTCGTCCGGAGGAGGTGGACGGCCGCGACTACTCCTTCGTGGACGACTCGGAGTTCGAGCGGATGATCGGTGCTGGGGAACTGCTGGAGTGGACGATCTACCAAGGGCATCGCTACGGAACGCCTCGCGCCGAAGTCGCGGCGCGTCTTGCGGGTGGACGGGATGTGGTGATCAACGTCGAGGTCCAAGGGGCGCTCGCGTTGCGCCGGTGCGGTCTCTCCCACCCGGTGGTCCTTGTGTTCTTGGTCCCGCCCAGCCGCGAGGAGCTCGTGCGCCGGATCCGCGGCCGGGGGACGGAGTCAAGCGAGGCGCTGGCCACGCGGTTGGCGATCGCCGATCAGGAAGTGCGCCACATCCCCGAGTTCGATTACCTGGTCGTGAACGACTCGCTGGACGCGGCCGTGGAGCGGGTGGAAGCGATTCTTGTTGCAGAGAGGTCAAGGATCCGACGATGCTCGCCCTAG
- a CDS encoding SSU ribosomal protein S1p — protein sequence MVEWIQMEEALDESDVRLFSRGDTVRGRVVQEAGQDVLVDIGYKSEAVLPKRELAPHHEVAQPGEEIDVIITYIDEENGTVYISERQAYLAKRYAELERAYKMGTSVPGVILDEVGEAGYNVSLGGIRAFLPASHLGKGISTKIERLKGKDLEFRIIEFSRRNRNIVVSRREFLKELEEKERDALFATLTPGAVVEGTVKSVVDFGVFVDVGGHDGLVHRTEICWKDVPVPPPDKFEPGQKVKVMVLEADREEGRISLSMKRLRPDPWQGIAERYPPKARVKGKVVSVTDFGAFVELEEDVEGLVHISELSWTTPKHPKDVVNEGDEVEVVILSVDPDRKRISLSLRRALPDPWDDVGHRYPRGALVEGKVTNITDFGAFVELEQGVEGLIHISEISWQRVSHPKEVLEPGQSVRAIVLKVDEEERRISLSLRALQQDPWEEFLEQYSVGSIVSGPITQIKDFGAFVRLTPAVEGLIHVSEISPDRIASPSETLRLGQEVSAKIIGINESKRQVRLSIKKIAEEVEDAEKDRFLTPQAGRETFTLRERLKGLTEEKGE from the coding sequence ATGGTGGAGTGGATCCAGATGGAGGAGGCGCTCGACGAGAGCGACGTGCGGCTGTTCAGCCGCGGCGACACGGTACGAGGCCGTGTGGTGCAGGAGGCCGGTCAGGACGTCCTCGTGGACATCGGGTACAAGTCCGAAGCCGTCCTCCCCAAGCGCGAGCTGGCGCCGCACCACGAGGTGGCCCAGCCGGGCGAAGAGATCGATGTCATCATCACCTACATCGACGAAGAGAACGGAACCGTCTACATCTCCGAGCGCCAAGCCTACCTCGCCAAGCGGTACGCCGAGCTCGAACGGGCCTACAAGATGGGCACGTCCGTCCCCGGGGTGATCCTCGACGAAGTCGGAGAGGCGGGGTACAACGTCAGCCTGGGCGGCATCCGCGCGTTCCTCCCCGCGTCCCATCTTGGGAAAGGCATCTCCACCAAAATCGAGCGTTTGAAGGGCAAGGATCTCGAGTTCCGGATCATCGAGTTCTCCCGTCGCAACCGGAATATCGTCGTCTCCCGTCGCGAGTTCTTGAAGGAACTCGAGGAGAAAGAGCGGGATGCCCTGTTCGCAACGCTGACTCCCGGTGCAGTGGTTGAGGGAACGGTGAAGAGCGTGGTGGACTTCGGGGTGTTCGTGGACGTGGGCGGGCACGACGGCCTCGTCCACCGCACCGAGATCTGCTGGAAGGACGTTCCCGTACCACCTCCCGACAAGTTCGAGCCCGGGCAGAAGGTGAAGGTGATGGTGCTCGAGGCCGACCGCGAGGAGGGGAGGATCTCCCTTTCCATGAAGCGGTTGCGCCCCGATCCGTGGCAGGGCATCGCCGAGCGCTACCCACCCAAGGCCCGCGTGAAGGGGAAGGTCGTGTCCGTGACCGACTTCGGCGCGTTCGTCGAACTGGAGGAGGACGTCGAGGGTCTGGTGCACATCTCGGAGCTCTCCTGGACGACCCCCAAGCATCCCAAGGACGTCGTCAACGAAGGGGACGAGGTCGAAGTGGTCATCCTCTCGGTCGACCCGGACCGAAAGCGAATCAGCCTGTCCCTGCGTCGGGCGTTGCCCGATCCGTGGGACGACGTGGGCCACCGTTACCCGCGTGGGGCACTGGTCGAGGGCAAGGTCACGAACATCACCGATTTCGGGGCGTTCGTGGAGCTCGAGCAAGGCGTCGAGGGCCTGATCCACATCTCGGAGATCTCGTGGCAGCGGGTGAGCCATCCCAAGGAAGTGCTCGAGCCAGGGCAGAGTGTGCGCGCGATCGTCCTCAAGGTCGACGAAGAGGAGCGGCGCATCAGCCTGTCCCTGCGGGCCCTACAGCAGGACCCGTGGGAGGAGTTCCTCGAGCAGTACTCGGTGGGGTCCATCGTGTCCGGCCCGATCACCCAGATCAAGGACTTCGGGGCGTTCGTCCGACTTACCCCGGCGGTGGAAGGCCTGATCCACGTGTCCGAGATCTCACCCGACCGCATCGCCAGCCCGTCCGAGACCCTCCGACTAGGGCAAGAGGTGTCGGCGAAGATCATCGGGATCAACGAATCCAAGCGCCAAGTGCGCCTGTCGATCAAGAAGATCGCCGAGGAAGTGGAGGACGCAGAGAAGGACAGGTTCCTCACCCCCCAGGCTGGGCGCGAGACGTTCACCCTGCGGGAGAGGTTGAAGGGCCTTACCGAGGAGAAAGGCGAGTAG
- a CDS encoding Cytidylate kinase → MRIAIDGPAAAGKTTLARSLAEALGFLFVPTGAMYRAAALARGRGIPLEAMEISVRPGGRVVLCGQDVTDVLSSPDLDELSSQVAVDSRVRRRLVEIQRHIAAEGNVVMEGRDIGTVVLPNAELKIFLWATEEERARRRHAEQGGDYQEILAAIRRRDERDSTRPDSPLREAADAVVVDTTGKSPAEVLAAVVRLVEGRRARLAR, encoded by the coding sequence ATGAGGATTGCCATCGACGGGCCCGCGGCGGCGGGGAAGACAACCCTTGCCCGGTCCCTCGCTGAGGCTCTCGGATTCCTGTTCGTTCCCACCGGCGCGATGTACCGCGCCGCTGCCCTCGCCCGCGGGCGGGGCATTCCGCTTGAAGCGATGGAGATCTCCGTCAGGCCAGGAGGAAGGGTTGTGCTGTGCGGGCAGGATGTAACGGACGTCCTGTCGAGCCCAGACCTCGACGAGCTCTCGTCGCAGGTGGCTGTGGACAGTCGGGTTCGCCGTCGCCTGGTGGAGATCCAACGGCACATCGCCGCCGAGGGGAACGTGGTCATGGAAGGGCGGGACATCGGGACGGTCGTGCTACCCAACGCAGAGTTGAAGATCTTCCTCTGGGCGACGGAAGAGGAGCGCGCCCGTCGACGCCACGCCGAGCAGGGTGGCGACTACCAGGAGATCCTCGCCGCGATTCGCCGACGGGACGAACGTGACTCGACCCGACCTGACTCCCCCCTGCGCGAGGCAGCCGATGCGGTGGTCGTGGATACGACGGGGAAGAGCCCGGCCGAGGTCCTGGCGGCAGTGGTCCGGCTGGTGGAGGGGCGCCGTGCGCGCTTGGCTCGCTGA
- a CDS encoding 4-diphosphocytidyl-2-C-methyl-D-erythritol kinase, translated as MRELTVLAFAKLNLTLRVVGRREDGYHLLQSLFCAVDLADRITLAPRERGIELVAPAELGPPEANLAVRAARALLPAGQPGVRIELAKGIPAGAGLGGGSADAAAVLAGLNELFSLGLPLDELRAIAADLGADVPFFLGPSPAWVEGIGDRITPVDLALPAAFLILVPPFRCPTAAVYRQYDELGLPSSAPGPVASVPPFPNDLWPAALRLWPELGAVRDVLASAAPGGVGMTGSGSALFASFPSRAAAVAARDRITPRIGGEVFVASPIRSGYRI; from the coding sequence ATGCGAGAACTGACGGTCCTCGCCTTCGCCAAGCTCAACCTGACCCTGCGCGTCGTGGGACGCCGCGAGGATGGCTACCACCTCCTGCAAAGCTTGTTCTGCGCAGTGGACCTAGCAGACCGGATCACCCTCGCCCCGCGGGAACGGGGAATCGAGCTCGTCGCCCCGGCCGAGCTCGGGCCGCCGGAGGCGAACCTCGCCGTCCGCGCCGCCCGCGCCCTCCTCCCCGCGGGGCAACCGGGAGTGCGGATCGAGCTGGCAAAGGGGATCCCTGCTGGAGCAGGGCTCGGTGGCGGGAGCGCGGACGCCGCGGCGGTCCTCGCTGGTCTGAACGAGCTCTTCTCGCTCGGCCTACCCTTGGACGAGCTTCGGGCGATTGCGGCAGACCTTGGTGCCGACGTCCCATTCTTCTTGGGCCCGAGTCCAGCGTGGGTTGAGGGAATCGGTGACCGGATCACCCCTGTGGACCTCGCGCTTCCTGCAGCGTTCCTGATCCTCGTTCCCCCGTTCCGGTGCCCGACAGCGGCGGTATACCGCCAGTACGACGAACTCGGCCTCCCGTCAAGCGCCCCGGGCCCGGTGGCGTCGGTTCCCCCGTTTCCCAACGACCTCTGGCCGGCGGCGCTGCGGCTGTGGCCGGAGCTGGGAGCTGTGCGGGACGTGCTGGCGTCCGCGGCTCCGGGCGGCGTGGGGATGACAGGCTCCGGCTCAGCGCTGTTTGCATCGTTTCCATCGCGCGCCGCAGCCGTGGCCGCCCGGGATAGGATCACTCCGCGCATCGGAGGCGAAGTGTTCGTTGCGTCCCCGATCCGCTCGGGGTACCGTATCTAG
- a CDS encoding Imidazolonepropionase, whose protein sequence is MDLLVCGIGELATPVGGKARGGVAQGRISVVRNAYVLVRNGRIAEVGQGRGPRLAGPTLDAEGRCATPGLVDPHTHAVFAGSRVEEFLARTRGEKYTGGGILTTVQATRAASGNGLVELARPRLLRMLAQGVTTVEVKSGYGLALTHELKILRVVRQLGEELPLTLVPTFMGAHAFPPEVPREEYVRLLVDEMIPTVARDGLARFCDVFCDRGFYSVDEARRILVAAREHGMGLKVHADELASVGAAELAGALRAVSAEHLLHISEAGIQALAQAGTVAVLLPGTAFLLDEPYPPARDLIAAGVPVALGTDFNPGSCPLASLPLVLSLAVTKLKLAPAEVLTAATLHAAAALGLATEIGSVEGGKRADLVLWDAASHEEIPYWIGQNLAWAVVAGGRVVASPSPDPRLRGGGADRCEN, encoded by the coding sequence ATGGACCTCCTCGTCTGCGGGATCGGCGAGCTCGCGACGCCGGTGGGGGGGAAGGCGCGGGGCGGCGTCGCCCAGGGCCGGATCTCCGTGGTCCGGAACGCGTACGTGCTCGTTCGGAACGGGCGCATCGCCGAGGTGGGGCAGGGGCGCGGCCCCCGCCTTGCCGGTCCCACGCTGGATGCCGAGGGTCGGTGTGCGACGCCAGGGCTTGTGGACCCCCATACCCACGCCGTGTTCGCGGGCTCGCGGGTCGAGGAGTTCCTTGCTCGGACGCGGGGGGAGAAGTACACCGGCGGCGGAATCCTCACCACCGTCCAGGCCACGCGCGCGGCGAGCGGGAACGGGCTCGTGGAGCTCGCGCGTCCTCGGCTCCTGCGCATGCTCGCCCAAGGGGTCACCACGGTGGAGGTAAAGTCGGGGTACGGCCTGGCCCTCACCCACGAGCTGAAGATCCTCCGCGTCGTTCGTCAGCTGGGGGAAGAACTTCCCCTGACCCTCGTCCCCACGTTCATGGGAGCTCACGCATTCCCCCCCGAGGTCCCCCGGGAGGAGTACGTCCGGCTCCTCGTGGACGAGATGATCCCCACTGTAGCCCGGGATGGGCTGGCCCGGTTCTGTGACGTGTTCTGCGACCGCGGGTTCTACTCCGTGGACGAAGCGCGGCGGATCCTGGTTGCGGCCCGAGAGCACGGGATGGGCCTGAAGGTCCACGCAGACGAGCTCGCCTCGGTCGGGGCAGCCGAGCTCGCCGGTGCGCTGCGGGCGGTATCCGCCGAGCACCTCCTCCACATCTCGGAGGCAGGAATCCAGGCCCTCGCTCAGGCTGGGACCGTGGCCGTGCTCCTCCCCGGCACGGCGTTCCTCCTCGACGAGCCGTACCCGCCAGCACGCGACCTGATCGCAGCCGGGGTCCCTGTCGCCCTGGGTACGGACTTCAACCCTGGGTCGTGCCCGCTCGCCTCACTCCCCCTCGTGCTGAGCTTGGCAGTGACCAAGCTCAAGCTCGCCCCGGCCGAGGTGCTCACCGCCGCGACGCTCCACGCCGCCGCAGCACTGGGACTGGCCACGGAGATCGGTTCGGTCGAGGGGGGGAAGCGGGCCGACCTCGTCCTCTGGGACGCCGCTTCTCACGAGGAGATCCCGTACTGGATCGGACAGAATCTCGCTTGGGCGGTCGTGGCGGGGGGGCGGGTCGTCGCTTCCCCTTCCCCCGACCCACGCCTGCGCGGCGGAGGCGCGGATCGATGCGAGAACTGA
- a CDS encoding Histidine ammonia-lyase — MIELDGHLTPTDAEAVVLGGEAVGIAPSARAKVEASHRALLALLDREEPVYGVNTGFGALSTVRIPAADLTSLQRNIVLSHATGVGTPLPEAIVRGMLLFRLNSFLQGASGVRPILVDLLAGMLNAQAHPVVPEQGSVGSSGDLVPLAHLALPLLGEGRVRLGGEEIPGAEALRRAGLAPLEELAPKEGLALLNGTAYMLSSLFLAWTLGWRAFQAGLAFASLSFQALRGKSEALDSRVHAARPHPGQAQVASWMRELLAGSALIDSHSGDVQDPYSLRCLPQLLGPVVETLWAVEGRLRVEMNAATDNPLILPEGRGTALAGGNFHGEVLAFAAEWLGIALAELGASCERRLAALLSGEPRGLPPFLSPEPGTSSGLMLLQYTAAALAAENKVLAHPAAVDSIPTSGGKEDHNAMGGTSVLKVLRIAENVLSQVALEGVAARWAVALAGEEDLSPLSRPVYAALAECVPPPGEDRYLGDAIAGVRDAVRQGRIGQHGV; from the coding sequence GTGATCGAACTCGATGGGCATCTGACACCAACAGACGCGGAGGCGGTCGTCCTGGGGGGAGAGGCGGTGGGCATTGCCCCGTCTGCTCGGGCCAAGGTCGAGGCCTCGCACCGGGCGCTCCTCGCCTTGCTTGACCGCGAGGAGCCGGTGTACGGCGTGAACACCGGGTTTGGGGCCCTGTCCACAGTCCGGATCCCCGCGGCGGACCTGACCAGCCTTCAGAGGAACATCGTTCTGTCCCATGCTACAGGGGTTGGCACTCCTCTCCCGGAGGCGATCGTCAGGGGGATGCTGCTCTTTCGGCTGAACTCGTTCCTCCAGGGGGCGTCGGGGGTACGGCCGATCCTGGTGGATCTCCTCGCGGGGATGCTCAATGCTCAGGCCCACCCTGTTGTCCCGGAGCAGGGTTCGGTTGGGTCATCCGGTGATCTCGTTCCGCTCGCCCACCTTGCGCTCCCTCTCCTCGGCGAGGGGCGGGTTAGGCTGGGGGGAGAGGAGATCCCTGGTGCAGAAGCCCTGCGCCGGGCCGGACTCGCCCCGCTCGAGGAGCTCGCACCGAAGGAGGGCCTCGCCCTTCTCAACGGGACAGCCTACATGCTGTCAAGCCTCTTTCTCGCATGGACGCTTGGGTGGAGGGCGTTCCAGGCCGGGCTCGCGTTCGCCTCGCTGTCCTTCCAGGCGCTGCGGGGGAAGTCAGAGGCGCTGGACAGCCGGGTTCACGCCGCGCGACCCCATCCCGGTCAAGCCCAGGTGGCGTCGTGGATGCGGGAGCTCCTGGCGGGCAGCGCCCTCATCGACTCCCACTCGGGGGACGTCCAGGACCCCTACTCCTTGCGCTGCCTCCCCCAACTCCTCGGGCCGGTGGTGGAGACCCTGTGGGCGGTGGAGGGGCGGCTGCGGGTGGAGATGAACGCGGCCACGGACAACCCGCTCATCCTTCCCGAGGGCCGAGGAACAGCGCTCGCAGGCGGCAACTTTCACGGCGAGGTCCTTGCCTTCGCTGCAGAGTGGCTGGGGATTGCGCTTGCAGAACTGGGGGCTTCGTGCGAACGTAGGCTGGCGGCGCTCCTCAGCGGTGAGCCCCGGGGGCTCCCCCCGTTCCTCTCTCCCGAGCCCGGGACGAGCTCGGGGCTGATGCTCCTCCAGTACACCGCCGCGGCGCTCGCCGCGGAGAACAAGGTCCTCGCCCACCCGGCAGCGGTCGACTCGATCCCTACCTCAGGGGGAAAGGAGGACCACAACGCGATGGGCGGGACATCGGTCTTGAAGGTCCTCCGCATCGCGGAGAACGTGTTGTCCCAGGTCGCACTGGAGGGTGTGGCCGCCCGATGGGCGGTGGCTCTGGCGGGAGAAGAGGACCTCTCGCCGTTGAGCCGGCCCGTGTACGCGGCCCTGGCCGAGTGCGTCCCCCCACCCGGCGAGGATCGGTATCTCGGTGATGCGATCGCCGGGGTCCGGGACGCTGTTCGACAAGGGAGGATCGGTCAGCATGGCGTATAG